In Vibrio atlanticus, the following proteins share a genomic window:
- the trhA gene encoding PAQR family membrane homeostasis protein TrhA codes for MSASSASEYSDIEERANAITHGLGVVLGVVGLILLLIRAFDYQADMLTVASMAVYGSSIILLFLASTLYHSITTEKTKRLLKTLDHCAIYLLIAGSYTPFLLVGLRTPLAMGLMAVIWGIALVGIIMKIAFVYRFKRLSLFIYLAMGWLSLIVVYQLAMNIDIGGLVLLAVGGVIYSLGVIFYVAKRIPYNHAIWHLFVLAGCACHFFAIYLFVTPV; via the coding sequence ATGTCTGCATCATCAGCCAGCGAATACAGTGACATCGAAGAACGCGCTAATGCAATAACCCATGGCTTGGGCGTTGTGCTCGGCGTGGTTGGTCTGATCTTGCTGCTTATTCGTGCGTTTGATTACCAAGCCGACATGCTAACTGTTGCTAGTATGGCGGTGTATGGCAGCAGTATTATTCTGCTCTTTCTCGCCTCCACGTTGTACCACTCTATCACCACTGAGAAAACCAAGCGCTTACTCAAAACCCTTGACCACTGTGCGATTTATTTGTTGATTGCGGGCAGTTACACGCCGTTTCTCTTAGTGGGCTTAAGAACTCCATTAGCGATGGGCTTGATGGCGGTGATCTGGGGGATTGCGCTAGTGGGCATCATCATGAAGATAGCCTTCGTTTATCGATTCAAGCGTTTATCGCTGTTCATTTACCTAGCGATGGGTTGGCTATCTTTGATAGTTGTTTATCAATTAGCGATGAATATCGATATAGGTGGTTTGGTGTTACTGGCAGTTGGCGGAGTGATTTACTCGCTGGGTGTGATTTTCTATGTGGCAAAACGCATCCCTTATAACCATGCCATCTGGCACTTGTTTGTATTGGCGGGCTGCGCTTGCCATTTCTTCGCTATCTATCTGTTTGTGACACCGGTTTAG
- a CDS encoding TrkH family potassium uptake protein — translation MVNFRPILLVIGLVLSKLALFMYIPTLVAFFTGTGGFLEFGQSVVITHIVAFICLSLGRSAKFRLGVRDMFLITSLVWTIASAFAALPFVFINHISFTDAYFETMSGITTTGSTVLSGLDSMAPSILLWRSILQWLGGIGFIVMAVAVLPMLNVGGMRLFQTESSDWSDKSSPRAKTVAKNIVAVYLVLTGLCIISYLFAGMGIFDAINHAFTTLSTGGYSTSDGSMNHFSNSAHWVGTLFMFLGGLPFLLFVSALRGRKLSILYKDAQVRGFTYLFLVTSAVISTWLVVRDGYTVIDAMRVSMFNIVSVVTTTGFGLEDFTAWGALPATLFAFLMMAGACSGSTSGGIKIFRFQIAMTMLHKQMMKLIHPSGVFVQRYNQRPVNDDIVRSLVAFGLMFFITIILIAGGLSAMGLDPITSISGAITAVANVGPGMGSVIGPTGNFAPLPDAAKWLLSLGMLMGRLEILTLIVLFFPAFWRR, via the coding sequence ATGGTCAACTTTCGTCCGATATTATTAGTGATAGGGTTAGTGTTATCAAAACTCGCCCTTTTCATGTACATCCCCACATTGGTTGCCTTTTTTACTGGCACCGGTGGCTTCCTCGAGTTTGGTCAATCGGTAGTGATCACGCACATTGTGGCGTTCATCTGCTTGAGCTTGGGCCGCTCCGCTAAGTTCCGACTTGGGGTGCGGGATATGTTCCTGATCACCTCTCTGGTCTGGACGATTGCCAGCGCCTTTGCTGCACTGCCGTTTGTCTTCATTAATCACATCAGCTTTACGGACGCCTACTTCGAAACCATGTCAGGTATCACCACGACGGGTTCAACCGTATTAAGCGGCTTAGACAGCATGGCACCAAGCATTCTGTTGTGGCGTTCAATACTGCAATGGTTAGGTGGCATCGGCTTCATCGTTATGGCGGTAGCGGTTCTACCAATGCTCAACGTCGGTGGTATGCGCCTGTTCCAAACTGAATCATCCGATTGGTCAGATAAAAGCAGCCCACGAGCAAAAACAGTCGCGAAGAACATCGTAGCGGTTTATCTGGTTCTGACTGGTTTATGCATCATTAGCTATTTGTTTGCAGGCATGGGCATCTTCGATGCGATCAATCATGCCTTCACAACACTGTCGACGGGTGGTTATTCAACATCAGATGGCTCAATGAACCACTTCTCTAACAGTGCTCATTGGGTAGGAACACTGTTCATGTTCCTTGGCGGTCTGCCGTTCTTATTGTTTGTTAGCGCACTACGAGGCCGAAAACTCTCAATCCTCTACAAAGACGCGCAAGTGAGAGGTTTCACGTACCTGTTCTTGGTCACCAGCGCCGTAATATCAACATGGTTGGTGGTTAGAGATGGCTACACTGTTATAGATGCGATGCGTGTTTCGATGTTCAACATCGTATCAGTCGTCACCACAACCGGTTTTGGCCTAGAAGACTTCACCGCCTGGGGTGCACTGCCAGCCACCTTGTTTGCATTCCTAATGATGGCGGGAGCTTGCTCGGGTTCAACCTCTGGCGGTATTAAAATCTTCCGTTTCCAGATTGCGATGACCATGCTCCACAAACAAATGATGAAGCTGATTCACCCATCAGGCGTGTTTGTTCAACGCTACAATCAGCGACCTGTGAATGACGATATTGTGCGTTCACTCGTGGCATTTGGTTTGATGTTCTTTATCACGATTATCTTAATTGCTGGTGGTTTGAGTGCGATGGGGTTAGACCCAATAACAAGCATCTCAGGCGCTATCACAGCCGTTGCCAACGTGGGCCCAGGCATGGGCAGCGTGATCGGTCCAACCGGGAACTTTGCTCCACTGCCAGACGCCGCTAAATGGTTATTAAGTTTAGGCATGTTGATGGGCCGACTTGAGATACTAACGCTCATTGTTCTATTTTTCCCAGCCTTTTGGCGACGCTAA
- a CDS encoding DUF3157 family protein codes for MKSYVLLASALLANSVFVSSAFADQMVTLSDGKQVLLKDDFTWQYVSNASSNAESALTSIPVAKNTRGTTIKIGDTKPSLQLSKSGVDVLIGAGLYENEQLILPISVTNQSTEAVVLVTLNITVYSPTGELLHQGSINTWQSIKRLADTYLRPQTSAEGKYLAIDVDKYPEYKIDVEITDVSTR; via the coding sequence ATGAAATCATACGTACTTCTCGCTAGCGCATTGCTCGCAAACTCAGTATTCGTAAGTTCTGCCTTTGCTGATCAAATGGTCACATTGTCTGATGGTAAGCAAGTGTTACTAAAAGACGATTTTACTTGGCAGTATGTGAGTAACGCATCATCGAATGCAGAGTCAGCATTGACGAGTATTCCTGTAGCCAAAAACACACGCGGTACCACAATCAAGATTGGAGACACCAAGCCAAGCTTGCAGCTTTCCAAATCAGGTGTGGACGTTTTGATTGGGGCAGGACTCTACGAGAATGAACAGCTAATCTTACCAATTTCAGTCACTAACCAAAGCACAGAAGCCGTCGTGCTAGTTACGCTAAATATCACTGTCTACTCACCAACGGGTGAGCTGCTGCATCAAGGCAGTATCAACACTTGGCAATCCATTAAGCGCCTTGCTGATACCTACCTTCGACCACAAACTTCGGCAGAAGGTAAATACTTAGCGATCGATGTTGATAAGTATCCTGAATATAAAATAGACGTGGAGATCACTGACGTTTCTACCCGTTAG